A window from Parambassis ranga chromosome 13, fParRan2.1, whole genome shotgun sequence encodes these proteins:
- the LOC114445033 gene encoding uncharacterized protein LOC114445033: MSQKQPPVLKRFKLMLITAVLSVLSVTLLIWTYRDYWTFQPRTFYYQRTTVPQHSVHTTYIVGPEVLQGREPEASVVTVNGTKTLLFSAYLEHRTDRKEVRVIAVVLRSEAVAYRCLFCCQEQLHISDGVCNMNTDHFDFAYGTADIMCPVPSGCEAPSRITVTSAAGSSDVDREFLEVKNQNVKSDAFPYSFTVCLSTMFDFTNVLQFVQSLEMMQLLGVDRVVVYKTSCSPETQRILDYYTHKGLVEVIPWSLSRYLNVSRSFVPSLGPGDLHYFGQIAALNDCLYRYMYRSRYVALHDMDELILPQSVSSWSELLPQLEQKYGVDRCYMFENNVFPNTIKLPPPNSPTLPLLASWLNVSGVDILSHLYQEPIIPETHYSNFKIIVNPRAVFTATVHGVLHSQHGCSWVDRNMARMYHTRGPRQPHLKPDQLIYDGRLLDYSARLIPAVSAVLKENGLLEEDSTH, from the exons atgagtcaGAAGCAGCCGCCTGTGCTCAAAAGGTTCAAACTCAtgctcatcactgctgtcctctccgtcctctctgtcACGCTGCTGATCTGGACCTACAG GGACTACTGGACCTTCCAGCCCAGGACCTTCTACTACCAAAGAACCACTGTGCCACAACACTCAGTGCACACTACATATATTGTGGGTCCTGAGG TTCTTCAGGGACGAGAACCAGAAGCATCTGTGGTCACGGTGAATGGGACGAAGACGCTGCTGTTTTCAGCGTATCTGGAGCACcgcacagacagaaaggag gtcCGTGTTATTGCTGTGGTGCTGCGGAGCGAGGCGGTGGCGTATCGCTGCCTCTTCTGCTGTCAGGAGCAGCTGCACATCTCTGACGGCGTCTGCAACATGAACACCGATCACTTTGATTTCGCCTACGGGACGGCCGACATCATGTGCCCCGTCCCATCAGGCTGTGAGGCGCCATCTCGCATCACCGTGACCTCTGCTGCAGGCAGCTCTGACG TGGACAGAGAGTTCCTGGAGGTGAAGAACCAGAATGTGAAGAGTGACGCCTTTCCATACAGCTTCACCGTCTGCCTCTCCACCATGTTCGACTTCACCAACGTGCTGCAG TTTGTGCAGAGTTTGGAGATGATGCAGTTACTGGGGGTGGACAGAGTGGTGGTCTATAAAACGAGCTGCAGCCCTGAGACGCAGCGCATCCTGGactactacacacacaaag GCCTTGTGGAGGTGATTCCTTGGAGTCTGTCCAGATATCTGAACGTCTCTCGCAGCTTTGTGCCTTCACTCGGTCCAGGTGACCTCCATTACTTTGGTCAGATTGCGGCTCTCAATGACTGTCTGTACAGGTACATGTACCGGTCCAGATACGTGGCGCTGCACGACATGGACGAGCTCATCCTgcctcagtcagtcagcag CTGGTCGGAGCTGCTGCCACAGCTGGAGCAGAAGTACGGTGTTGACCGGTGCTACATGTTTGAGAATAACGTCTTCCCTAACACCATCAAACTGCCTCCTCCAAACTCCCCAACACTGCCCCTGCTGGCCAGCTGGCTGAATGTGTCTGGGGTGGACATCCTGTCCCACCTGTACCAGGAACCCATCATTCCAGAGACTCACTACAGCAACTTCAAGATCATCGTCAACCCGCGAGCTGTGTTCACCGCCACCGTCCACGGAGTGCTTCATTCACAACATGGCTGCTCCTGGGTTGACAGGAACATGGCGCGGATGTATCACACAAG aggtCCAAGGCAGCCTCACCTAAAGCCGGATCAGCTGATTTATGATGGCAGACTGCTGGACTACAGTGCACGCCTCATAcctgctgtcagtgctgtgcTGAAGGAGAATGGACTTCTAGAGGAGGACAGCACAcactaa